Proteins from one Thiomicrorhabdus sp. genomic window:
- the lptF gene encoding LPS export ABC transporter permease LptF: MRILDKTLIKELSATFFAVLIVLLLIAFGTEATKLLAMAVEGKLPASVVVQVLFLKIPAALEILLPLVALISVLLAFGRMYQDQEMVVLQSCGISGGYFKKLVTWFFLPLVIFAAWITLYVTPWSYQTERELIREAQEISPVAGLIPGKFNVLPNGAGVLYAKDIDARGRMKDVWIQYGERETPWVLVAEKGRFIQQQSQIVLRLESGWSYRGLGSEQAGLQVQTFKRFEGALPALSVAAGKPGKFEASTAELWQSDRPEDQAILQWRLVTPFGLLVFGLLGLKLSKTNPREGRFAKLFIALVAYIVYNQLLVYGQDLIKEGIWPGWVGLWPIPILYLLWALWQKTIPMPERTSVNGSLSLQGSEK; encoded by the coding sequence TTGCGAATTCTCGATAAGACTTTGATCAAAGAATTGAGTGCAACGTTTTTTGCGGTCTTGATCGTACTGCTGTTGATCGCTTTTGGTACTGAGGCGACCAAATTACTGGCAATGGCGGTAGAGGGCAAGTTGCCTGCATCAGTGGTCGTGCAGGTGCTGTTCTTGAAGATTCCCGCCGCTTTGGAAATTCTTTTACCTCTGGTGGCTTTGATCAGTGTGTTGCTGGCTTTCGGAAGAATGTATCAGGATCAGGAAATGGTGGTTCTGCAAAGTTGCGGTATTTCCGGAGGCTATTTTAAAAAACTGGTTACGTGGTTTTTTCTGCCACTGGTCATTTTCGCCGCTTGGATTACGCTGTATGTAACGCCCTGGAGCTATCAGACGGAGCGAGAGTTGATTCGCGAGGCTCAGGAAATTTCGCCGGTCGCCGGGCTGATTCCCGGGAAATTCAACGTTCTGCCGAACGGCGCCGGCGTGCTGTATGCAAAAGACATTGATGCCCGAGGTCGGATGAAGGATGTGTGGATTCAGTACGGAGAGCGGGAAACGCCCTGGGTGTTGGTTGCGGAAAAAGGTCGTTTCATTCAGCAACAGAGCCAGATTGTTTTGCGGCTGGAGTCCGGTTGGAGTTATCGAGGGCTTGGCAGCGAGCAGGCAGGTTTGCAAGTGCAAACTTTCAAGCGTTTTGAAGGCGCTCTGCCTGCTTTGAGCGTTGCAGCAGGAAAGCCGGGAAAATTCGAAGCGAGTACGGCGGAATTGTGGCAATCGGATCGTCCGGAAGATCAGGCGATCTTACAGTGGCGGCTGGTGACGCCTTTCGGTTTGCTGGTTTTCGGTTTGCTGGGTTTGAAGTTAAGCAAAACCAATCCGCGTGAAGGGCGTTTTGCCAAATTATTTATTGCTCTGGTTGCTTACATTGTCTATAACCAGTTGTTGGTTTACGGTCAGGATTTGATAAAAGAAGGCATCTGGCCCGGCTGGGTCGGATTATGGCCGATTCCGATCCTGTATCTGCTTTGGGCTTTGTGGCAGAAGACGATTCCAATGCCGGAGCGGACTTCCGTTAATGGCTCTTTGAGTCTGCAAGGGAGCGAAAAGTAA
- a CDS encoding leucyl aminopeptidase, with translation MKPIQFQFQTDLPNIDTLLVPVNQEGQVSEALSSLPFFSALQKLTTELFENGDFSGKTAKAQLLITPSDIAVRRLILIGIGDTLTTKNYLSCLKSAATTLDHCGALSVLNALALVYPAERDQSWALMQNAQAFQRSFYDYSHESRGEHTPKEPTLSSMSFPCDADNASVQQGQATAFGMALTQDLANMPSNFCTPSYLAETAQQLADEYGFGIEVLERDEMTAMGMGSFMAVAQGTKTPPKMISLRYQGAGDSAPVALVGKGVTFDTGGISLKPGAAMDEMKYDMSGAATVLGVFKALGELKPAINVVGVIPATENMPSGNAIKPGDVVTSLSGQTIEILNTDAEGRLILCDALTYAQQKYQPEKVINMATLTGACIIALGHHVSGLMANNQELAEAILKSGQNTYDRFWQLPLGEEWDEQLKSNFADMANIGGRSAGTITAGQFLARYTKDVPWAHLDIAGTAWVSGDNKGATGRPVPALVDFLMTQI, from the coding sequence ATGAAACCCATTCAATTTCAATTTCAAACCGATTTACCAAACATCGACACCTTATTAGTTCCAGTCAATCAGGAAGGGCAGGTTTCCGAGGCACTCTCTTCACTGCCGTTTTTTTCCGCTCTCCAAAAGCTGACGACAGAACTGTTTGAAAACGGGGATTTTTCAGGCAAAACCGCCAAAGCACAATTACTGATCACCCCGTCGGACATCGCGGTGCGTCGTTTGATTCTGATCGGGATCGGCGACACTTTGACAACCAAAAACTATCTAAGCTGCCTGAAATCCGCCGCAACCACGCTGGATCACTGCGGCGCCCTGTCCGTACTGAATGCTTTGGCTCTCGTCTATCCGGCAGAGCGAGATCAGAGCTGGGCTTTAATGCAAAACGCCCAGGCTTTCCAACGCAGCTTCTACGACTACAGCCATGAAAGCCGCGGCGAACATACTCCGAAAGAACCGACCCTTTCAAGTATGAGTTTTCCTTGCGATGCAGACAATGCCTCGGTGCAACAGGGGCAAGCCACAGCATTCGGTATGGCCCTGACACAAGACCTGGCCAACATGCCAAGCAACTTCTGCACCCCCAGCTATCTGGCAGAAACGGCGCAGCAGCTTGCCGATGAATACGGTTTTGGCATTGAAGTGCTGGAACGCGATGAAATGACAGCCATGGGAATGGGCTCTTTTATGGCGGTCGCGCAAGGAACCAAAACCCCACCAAAAATGATCTCTCTCCGCTACCAGGGAGCCGGAGATTCCGCCCCAGTCGCTCTGGTCGGAAAAGGAGTGACTTTCGACACCGGAGGCATCTCTTTGAAACCGGGAGCGGCAATGGACGAAATGAAATACGACATGAGCGGCGCGGCAACCGTTCTGGGAGTATTCAAAGCTCTCGGTGAACTTAAGCCCGCCATCAATGTCGTCGGCGTCATTCCCGCGACGGAGAACATGCCTTCCGGAAACGCAATCAAACCGGGTGATGTCGTCACTTCTCTGTCAGGACAAACCATCGAAATCCTGAACACCGATGCCGAAGGCCGTTTGATTCTGTGTGACGCTCTGACTTACGCCCAGCAGAAATACCAACCAGAAAAAGTGATCAATATGGCCACTTTGACCGGTGCCTGTATTATTGCCCTCGGCCATCACGTTTCCGGTTTAATGGCCAACAATCAGGAACTGGCGGAAGCCATTCTCAAATCAGGTCAAAACACCTATGACCGCTTCTGGCAGCTTCCATTGGGCGAAGAATGGGATGAGCAATTGAAATCCAACTTTGCGGACATGGCCAATATCGGCGGGCGTTCGGCCGGCACAATTACCGCAGGCCAATTTCTGGCGCGCTACACCAAAGACGTTCCATGGGCCCACCTGGATATCGCAGGAACCGCCTGGGTCAGCGGCGATAACAAAGGCGCTACCGGACGTCCGGTTCCCGCACTGGTTGATTTCCTGATGACTCAAATCTGA
- a CDS encoding DNA polymerase III subunit chi, with product MSEQQDVLFYVLNSHLPQEREAFLHRLINKIWQERRHCDVRFESVDDARRYDLALWDAKPQSFIPHGLGKHPAPIRLYNDNIADPCGDVLINLHPEFFEHFKDYRRTIEVLDQSEYLIQMGRERWKAYKQRNIEPTVHKIGF from the coding sequence ATGAGCGAACAACAAGACGTTCTTTTCTATGTTTTGAACAGTCACTTACCGCAGGAACGCGAGGCGTTTCTGCATCGGCTGATTAACAAAATCTGGCAGGAACGGCGCCATTGCGATGTTCGCTTCGAATCTGTCGACGATGCTCGACGCTATGATCTGGCTTTGTGGGACGCCAAACCACAGAGTTTCATCCCGCATGGCCTCGGCAAACATCCCGCCCCAATCCGGCTATACAACGACAATATCGCTGATCCGTGCGGTGATGTTCTGATCAATCTTCACCCGGAATTTTTCGAGCATTTCAAAGATTACCGGCGCACCATCGAAGTACTCGATCAATCCGAGTATCTGATCCAAATGGGACGGGAACGATGGAAGGCCTACAAACAGCGAAACATCGAGCCAACCGTGCATAAAATCGGCTTTTAA
- a CDS encoding M14 family zinc carboxypeptidase codes for MDFDLQVAGLKSKENRPLTYREFTPDDPTNPAHNGKILFISGIHGDEYTAISITYLWMQAMLKHQYKSTQHWLFMPLANPDGLLGKNPATRMNANGVDLNRNFPSPDWDRWALKYWKHRYAKNPRRYPGPAAASENETKWMVQVIEEFQPDAIISVHAPYGLLDYDGPEYATPNKIGILKHRELGTFPGSLGRYAGEYLEIPVLTLELRAANTMPGEAEIIQMWQDIEDWVQEQVPTLRAKRSSTGTTALQQTESNTRQH; via the coding sequence ATGGATTTTGACCTGCAGGTTGCTGGCCTGAAAAGCAAAGAAAACCGGCCGCTAACCTATCGGGAATTCACCCCTGACGATCCAACCAATCCGGCCCATAACGGTAAAATTCTGTTCATCAGCGGAATTCACGGTGATGAATACACCGCCATCAGCATTACTTACCTGTGGATGCAGGCAATGCTGAAACACCAATACAAAAGCACTCAGCACTGGCTGTTCATGCCGCTCGCCAATCCGGACGGCTTGCTTGGCAAAAACCCGGCTACGCGAATGAATGCCAACGGCGTTGATCTGAATCGCAACTTCCCTTCCCCAGACTGGGATCGCTGGGCACTGAAATACTGGAAACACCGCTATGCCAAAAACCCGCGCCGCTACCCGGGGCCGGCCGCCGCATCGGAAAATGAAACCAAATGGATGGTTCAAGTCATCGAGGAATTTCAGCCGGACGCGATTATTTCGGTGCATGCGCCATACGGTCTGTTGGATTACGATGGGCCGGAATACGCAACACCGAATAAAATCGGTATTTTAAAACATCGGGAACTGGGAACCTTTCCGGGTTCTTTGGGACGCTATGCAGGAGAATACTTGGAAATTCCGGTCTTAACTTTGGAGTTAAGAGCCGCAAACACCATGCCCGGTGAAGCGGAAATCATACAGATGTGGCAGGATATCGAAGACTGGGTTCAAGAACAGGTTCCGACTTTACGTGCGAAACGTTCATCAACGGGAACCACCGCTCTCCAGCAAACCGAAAGTAACACCAGACAGCATTAA
- a CDS encoding L,D-transpeptidase family protein, producing MKTKFAQGSPVVRNLLMPLALSSMLSVPALADEVAEAEQNLLSGLESIQGLALDRALSHFEDLSSQYPKYKLAQLMKADLMALKAGDTELMAEIRKRYGKEVAKLEDEARVRWDFAQSAMRQAPGLDKYVLKTADQPHLLVVSLNESRLYLYERNPKTGQMQKVADYYVTIGRKGSGKQKEGDLRTPLGVYHVVDLLPGAMLPDLYGVGALPLNYPNKWDRNQGKTGSGIWLHGVPSDTYTRAPRASRGCVVLNNNAMQKLLSDYKLSYSTPVVIVDEEKQAFTFSDDKKVVLKEVKAWLGDHYAKVPWKNVSVYRYPNEKNLFYVTFPSHKKNELVHQFWQRDPEGDWRMVLQSEEPVKVNTRV from the coding sequence ATGAAGACTAAGTTTGCTCAAGGTTCACCGGTTGTTCGAAACCTGTTGATGCCTTTAGCGCTTTCGAGCATGTTGAGTGTACCGGCTCTGGCGGACGAAGTCGCCGAGGCGGAACAGAATCTGTTGTCCGGTCTGGAATCGATTCAGGGTCTGGCTCTGGATCGTGCTTTATCGCATTTTGAAGATTTAAGTAGCCAATATCCGAAATATAAGCTGGCGCAATTGATGAAAGCGGATTTGATGGCATTGAAAGCCGGTGATACTGAGTTGATGGCGGAGATTCGCAAGCGTTACGGTAAAGAAGTGGCCAAGCTGGAAGATGAGGCGCGGGTCCGTTGGGATTTTGCGCAGTCGGCGATGCGTCAGGCTCCGGGATTGGATAAATATGTCTTGAAAACAGCGGATCAACCTCATCTGTTGGTTGTCAGCCTGAATGAAAGCCGTCTGTATCTGTATGAGCGCAATCCGAAAACCGGCCAGATGCAGAAAGTGGCGGATTATTATGTAACCATTGGCCGTAAAGGCAGTGGCAAGCAGAAAGAAGGTGATCTGCGCACGCCACTTGGCGTTTACCATGTGGTCGATCTCCTGCCGGGAGCCATGTTGCCTGATTTGTATGGTGTTGGTGCCTTGCCGCTTAATTACCCGAACAAATGGGATCGAAATCAGGGAAAAACCGGTTCGGGAATCTGGTTGCACGGCGTGCCGAGCGACACCTATACGCGTGCCCCGCGTGCCAGTCGCGGCTGTGTCGTTCTGAACAACAACGCGATGCAGAAGCTGTTAAGTGACTATAAGCTTTCTTATTCGACCCCTGTTGTCATTGTCGACGAAGAGAAGCAGGCGTTTACCTTCAGTGATGATAAAAAAGTCGTTCTCAAAGAAGTGAAAGCCTGGTTGGGAGACCACTATGCTAAAGTGCCCTGGAAGAACGTGAGCGTGTATCGTTATCCGAACGAAAAAAATCTGTTTTATGTCACTTTCCCATCGCATAAGAAAAATGAGTTGGTTCATCAATTCTGGCAGAGAGATCCGGAGGGGGATTGGAGAATGGTTTTGCAATCCGAAGAGCCTGTGAAGGTAAATACTCGGGTATAG